A genome region from Erigeron canadensis isolate Cc75 chromosome 3, C_canadensis_v1, whole genome shotgun sequence includes the following:
- the LOC122593588 gene encoding metallothionein-like protein 1: MSCCNGKCGCGSSCSCGSSCKGCGMYPDIETSNSVNNVIVDGVAPKKMYDDGSEGSFVAEGGQTCKCGANCKCDPCNC; the protein is encoded by the exons ATGTCTTGCTGTAATGGAAAGTGTGGTTGTGGATCAAGCTGCTCTTGTGGCAGCAGTTGCAAAGG ATGCGGAATGTATCCTGACATCGAGACCTCGAACTCTGTCAACAACGTGATTGTTGACGGTGTTGCACCAAAGAAGAT GTATGATGATGGAAGTGAGGGAAGCTTTGTAGCTGAGGGTGGACAAACATGCAAGTGTGGGGCAAACTGCAAGTGTGATCCTTGcaattgttaa
- the LOC122592833 gene encoding outer envelope pore protein 16, chloroplastic-like, translating into MPRKTFMGSISSPKVDIFVDTGNPLLNHTLDGFLKIGTVAAAKVAVEETYHVVKRGSVSKHNFETALKKMCKEGAYWGAIAGVYVGMEYGVERVRGTRDWKNAMIGGALTGAVVSAVSNSSKGDDIVMGAITGGAIATAAEFISYLT; encoded by the exons ATGCCAAGAAAGACTTTCATGGGTTCAATCTCATCTCCTAAGGTTGACATCTTCGTCGATACGGGAAACCCTTTGCTGAATCACACTCTTGATGGCTTCTTGAAGATTGGAact GTTGCTGCTGCAAAAGTAGCTGTGGAGGAAACTTACCATGTTGTCaaaagag GGAGTGTTTCAAAGCATAACTTTGAGACTGCG TTAAAGAAGATGTGTAAAGAAGGCGCATACTGgg GCGCTATAGCTGGGGTATATGTCGGAATGGAATATGGCGTTGAGAGAGTGCGTGGCACTAGAGACTGG AAGAATGCAATGATTGGTGGTGCGCTGACTGGGGCAGTCGTATCTGCGGTCAGCAACAGCAGCAAAGGAGATGATATTGTAATGGGTGCCATCACAGGAGGTGCAATTGCAACTGCTGCAGAGTTCATTAGCTATCTTACCTAA
- the LOC122592507 gene encoding DEAD-box ATP-dependent RNA helicase 38-like, whose product MDNHHNAAASSAESATTVNPPAVQSAADDDQPSEASIEAHLDSLSIADQSTNPNYLPDNSENSNVQWVIAGDTPYTSALRFEDLNISNELLKGIYVEMKFERPSKIQSISLPVILTPPYKNLIAQAHNGSGKTTCFVLGMLSHVDLKLGAPQALCICPTRELAKQNMEVLLKMGKFTGVTTELAFTDKANYVSVAKRAPVTAQVVIGTPGTISKWIAAKKLGTSCMNILVFDEADHMLAESGFKDESVRIMKEIVKWSPDCQVLLFSATFNDNVKAFVSKIVNDLFVKEYNQLYVKKEELSLDSVKQYKVKVPGELTKIMVIRDKIIYFGEKVGKTIIFVRTRRSAVYLHDALVKDGNQVTTIQGALTQEDRDKIVEEFKDGYTNVLISTDLLARGFDQSEVNLVVNYDLPIRHESPSDSDYEVYLHRIGRAGRFGRKGAVFNLLCGDTDNMIMKKIERHFNHYVAEVPSWESEEDFEDALKRAGLR is encoded by the exons ATGGACAACCACCATAATGCTGCCGCCTCTTCCGCTGAGTCTGCCACAACTGTGAACCCCCCGGCGGTTCAATCAGCTGCCGATGATGATCAGCCGTCCGAAGCTTCAATAGAAGCGCACTTAGACTCCCTCTCCATCGCCGATCAGTCTACAAACCCTAACTACTTGCCCGACAATTCAGAAAATTCCAACGTTCAATGG GTTATCGCAGGAGATACTCCATATACATCTGCATTGAGATTTGAGGACTTGAATATTTCAAATGAGTTATTAAAGGGGATATATGTGGAGATGAAATTCGAGAGGCCGAGTAAGATTCAGTCAATCAGTTTACCGGTGATTTTGACACCACCTTATAAGAATTTGATAGCTCAGGCACACAATGGGTCTGGGAAGACAACATGTTTTGTTCTTGGTATGTTGAGTCATGTTGATCTGAAGCTTGGTGCTCCTCAGGCACTTTGTATATGCCCAACCAGAGAATTGGCAAAACAG AATATGGAAGTGCTACTAAAGATGGGAAAATTTACTGGTGTAACAACAGAGTTGGCTTTTACGGATAAAGCGAATTATGTTTCAGTTGCCAAGAGAGCGCCTGTAACTGCGCAAGTAGTTATTGGCACCCCTGGTACCATAAGTAAATGGATTGCAGCTAAGAAACTAGGCACAAGTTGTATGAATATTCTTGTGTTTGATGAGGCAGATCATATGCTTGCtgag AGCGGTTTTAAAGATGAATCTGTGAGGATAATGAAGGAAATAGTCAAGTGGAGCCCCGACTGCCAG GTGCTACTGTTTTCTGCAACTTTCAACGACAATGTGAAGGCTTTTGTGTCAAAAATTGTGAATGACCTATTTGTAAAAGAGTATAACCAGTTGTACGTAAAGAAAGAAGAACTGTCTTTGGATTCTGTTAAGCAATATAAAGTGAAGGTACCTGGCGAGCTTACAAAGATTATGGTGATTAGAGACAAAATAATATACTTTGGAGAAAAGGTAGGGAAGACAATAATATTTGTTCGCACAAGAAGAAGTGCTGTTTATTTGCATGATGCACTAGTTAAGGATGGGAATCAGGTAACTACTATTCAAGGCGCTCTTACACAAGAAGATAGAGATAAAATAGTTGAGGAATTCAAAGATGGGTATACTAATGTTCTCATATCAACTGATCTTCTTGCTAGAGGGTTTGACCAATCTGAG GTAAACTTGGTGGTTAACTATGATCTTCCCATAAGACATGAAAGTCCTTCAGATTCCGATTACGAGGTATACTTGCATCGGATTGGTAGAGCAGGACGGTTTGGCCGGAAGG GAGCTGTATTCAACCTGCTGTGCGGTGATACAGATAACATGATTATGAAAAAAATAGAGCGCCATTTCAATCATTATGTTGCTGAG GTACCTTCTTGGGAAAGTGAAGAAGACTTTGAGGATGCTTTGAAGAGAGCTGGATTAAGATAG
- the LOC122592894 gene encoding outer envelope pore protein 16, chloroplastic-like yields MASASISSPKVDVFIDTGNPLLNHTLDGFLKIGTVAVGKVLAEETYHVVKRGSLSKNNLETALEKMCKEGVYWGAVAGVYVGMEYGTERVLGTKDWKNAMISGAVTGALVSVVGSSNRGENIVMGAITGGAVSTAAKFISYLT; encoded by the exons ATGGCTTCAGCTTCAATCTCCTCTCCTAAGGTTGACGTCTTCATCGATACAGGAAATCCTTTGCTCAATCATACCCTTGATGGCTTCTTGAAGATCGGAACT gTTGCTGTTGGAAAAGTACTTGCGGAGGAAACTTACCATGTTGTCAAAAGAG GGAGTCTTTCGAAGAACAACCTTGAGACTGCG CTAGAGAAGATGTGTAAAGAAGGCGTGTATTGGG GCGCTGTAGCTGGAGTATACGTCGGAATGGAGTATGGTACCGAAAGAGTGCTTGGCACTAAAGATTGG AAGAATGCAATGATCAGTGGTGCAGTGACCGGAGCACTCGTATCGGTGGTTGGCAGCAGCAATAGAGGTGAAAATATTGTAATGGGTGCCATCACAGGAGGTGCGGTTTCAACGGCTGCAAAGTTCATTAGTTATCTTACCTAA